The DNA window ATCCTTCTCATCCGATCGATCTCGTTCTGACTCCTCATCATCTGGAGGAGAACCTCCATTGGCATCCATGGGATGACCTCATTCCTCTCGCAACGTCCTCAAAATGCCGTCCATCGGTTTCGTCAATCACGAAAAAGGCGTCCGGGTTCCATGAACTCGAATACTTACAGATGTGATCTCTGAAACCGGCGATACGGCTTGTCTCTCCGAACACTCACTTCGTCTGAAGTCGCACGAACACGATTTCGGGTGTGCGTCTTCGATGTCTAAGTGGTCTCAGCGGAGACAAGTCGCTTGCGTACGTCGACTTCGAGTCGTCCGAAAGCTTGTTCATGGCGTTGAACCGTCGCAGTCAACAAAGCAGCCAATCGCTTCGCTGTGTAGTGGTTCAGAATAACGCGCTGAGTGACTTTCAGTTTCTGGCTGCCGGTCGCCATCGGATTTGGATTCACAGCCAAATCGAGAATCACTTCTTCCGGAGTGCTCGAAACGCGACAGAGATTCGCGTACAGGGCTTCAACGTTTGTGTCGTCCAGCTCGATGCGAACCTGCTGCTGTCCAGTCTCTGAAGACGAAGACTGCTCGGTGGACGTTTGTGAGGACTCGGCCATGGTATTTCTCCTTCACCTGAGGCGTTGACTTTCAATCCATTTTTTGAGCACGTTGCTCGTTCCCGACAACTCGCCGAGTCGGTTTGGCTCAACGAATCGCTGAACCAAACCGTACAATTCCTGAAGAAAAACGTTGACGACTTAACGTCGAGCGAGCGGATGCTTCAGCGGCAACCAGGCTCCATTTTCTTTGCTGCTCTGGACACACTGTTGAATGAAATACATTCCTTCAACACCGTCGTAAACGTTCGGGTAGATGGTGTCTTTTGTTTCGAAGGAGTCCCCAGCCGCTCGCTTGATCATGTCGTCATAAGCGAAGCGATAGACGTTGGCGAAGGCTTCGAAGAAGGCTTCAGGATGCCCACCGGGAAGACGACACGATGCCGCAGCCAGTTCTCCGATGAAAGGAGCGTTCGGGTTGCGAGTGTAAATCTGCCACGGTTCGCCGTTGCGACGCACCATCATCTGGTTCGGGTCTTCTTGTCGCCACGACAGCGCCCCTTTG is part of the Thalassoglobus sp. JC818 genome and encodes:
- a CDS encoding DUF3467 domain-containing protein; translated protein: MAESSQTSTEQSSSSETGQQQVRIELDDTNVEALYANLCRVSSTPEEVILDLAVNPNPMATGSQKLKVTQRVILNHYTAKRLAALLTATVQRHEQAFGRLEVDVRKRLVSAETT